From the Bacillus rossius redtenbacheri isolate Brsri chromosome 12, Brsri_v3, whole genome shotgun sequence genome, the window AGCTTGTGCATTCCGTTGAGGATACAGGAAACTACATGTGTTGTTACGTTGCATTTGAGAGCGACTAGAAACAAGATAATTTAAATATCTTTTCTGTCTTTTAGATGGGGCAGTCATTATTCTTTACGTGTCTTCTTTCGTATCATCTACGTAGAAAGTGCTTCAGGCGGGAACAACATGTATTAGTTATATTTTTCTCAAAGGTCAAAGGTGGGAGGGTCAAGCATTACATCTCGTGCAGAAGGCTTGCTGATGGTTCGTATTTGTTCACAAACTGCAGATATGGTTTATTAGGCACACTTATCTACGCACGGTTCACTTGTTTTAAAATGGGTCACTGAATTCCAAAACAAGCAATAATCAAACCTTGGACGTCTACTGAACACACAAGGAGACCCAACCATACACAACACACAACCGATTCAAATTCAGTGGTGGACACAGCTTCAAAATTTGGGGAGGAACAATCATCTAAGGAGTTTGGGTGGTGTGGAATATGTAACTTCCAGTTAAAGTGGAgtcctatattttaaaaaataataccccttacaaaaaatactttgaaagaaaaatttatgtTCTTGAAATTTCATAGCTTTATCGGATTTTTAAGAGTAATAAAGTTTAACAatttacacacattaaaaaaaaatactttttctttacaaaaaaaaatcaattgttgCCCACATCGCCACTCCCATGTCAGTTTCTATTCAAAGTGATTCGTAAATTGTGTAACAAAGtttattatacaaaatatttgtctTAAGAaatcgcgggtgcgcgggaaaaaggggatatgtcaaaattacttaaattaagatattaaacatttaaagttcttccaagtatgcaagatcagtaattaatcattccaaaagttcagtgccatagaataacacacaagggtgctagacttaacccatttgtaccattttgtagagcttgttctcctttatttcataccataaaaaaaacatttttgccaatatttgacttatcccATTATTTCCAAGCACCCGCCAAATTACAAACGTTCTCATCCCAAATATTAGAGTAAGCCAATTTTACAAACACCCAGGAAAcctataagtaaattttaaatttttatatctgtGATAAACATACAATCAAAATAATTGCAtatgttgtttttaatttttgtaaagaatTGTTATATTCAATGTAGAAGCAGATTATTATAGTGTAGTATTCACACCAAGGGAAATTTTTCAGTATcgtgtgtctgtctgtctctcaCGCACATGACTGTTCACATCAATTTTCACCCTTCTTCGTGCAGATTTTTACCAGAAGTATTTTCAACATCATTATCTTGTTGATGTAGGCCAGGGCTACGTCTTctctaagcccgatgtgcctcgcCCCACTTCAGGCCCCTTCTCCTCCCACCAACATTTCTATGGCCTCAGGGggcatttcaaacctcccgccaacgTGTGcatgtgtatgtttgtgtgtgctAGTCCACCCAGGAAGAGACGTATTTAGATTCTGTGTCATGTACCTCTATtcttaattatgtaattaataattgTCATTTTTCCTTATATCGTTATTCCAATCCCCCAAGTGTATGATATTTTTCTGGGTAGTATGTCAGGACGAAGCAGTGCCATGCGCAAACCTTCGGAAAGCACCCTCACGCGGGATACTCATATTTGAActtaagtaataaataattaactacatAAATAGTATTAATTCAGCATAAATACTGACAAATATTATTAAGAGCTTGAAGGGTTTTGTTACGTTATTTTTTCCTTCACTTAATTGTCTGATGCGTAATGGTACTTCTGAGGCTTCCTGTCGCCATGACACCCTGACCACAGCCAGTAGGAAGCAGCCACTACACCTCGAACACTTCTACTGATCTTTAAAATCCGTCCATTTAATTAATACTTACCTTTTTTCTGTTTCCTAGAGGCCTACTTTGGGTAGCCGACTGATTTAACGTAATAACTTTAATTCTTTTCAGGAAATTTAAAACGAAACGACACAACTTGTATTCTAGACCAGGTTAAATGGTGCCCTGGTCCGTAAGGAGTTTCATTAACTGTTCAATTGAAAGTGTATCTGCGGAAATAAAACCCTCTTACCAGAACCGTGAGAACTTTGTCTACAGACCATGTGCACCCTTGTATAGAGACAGAGGCATGTGGGATACCTAAAGAGCCCATCGGCGATCACAGTTCAATTTATTACTAGTGTGCCCACTGCTGAGAGTGGGCTGGTAGGATAGATTTCAAAACCGCATATGAGGAATCTAGCATAGCACCCACACGGGCCACATCACGACTCAGGGTCAGATTCACAAGCCGGGTCCACGTACCCATCCACGGTAATGCGGCCTAATTAATCGCGTGAATTTCCCCAGACAACATTGTCGTACATTAAAGAATCTTCAAAATCAATGATTCTATTTTTGAACATACAATCTCGTCAACAGCTTCCGAATGGAGTGGGATGGCACAGTGGTTAGATGCTGGATTCACATAGGGTTAATTCCAGTCCAGGCATCCTGAGTTCGGTTTGTTACGTGCCAATACCCGGAGGACTTCACAGCTTGCCATTAATGATTAGTAATTCTATTTTCTCATCTTAAATTATATCAAACACTTTCTTTGTATCCTCTGGGCCTGCTCCAAGAGGCAAGCtgctttaatttaataatatttaacccAATACATGgtctttaaaattaatgaaagctATATTGGCCATGATGGTGACCAACCTCAAGAATGTGGGCACCTTGAGAGCCCAATGGGTAAATACTTCGTGTAAGCGTGCTCGATACTTAGAGCACTTTTAAGGGGCACTTTTGAGTCTCGTCTCCAAACGTGTCATGACAGACCTTGAGGGAGGATCTCCCGCTCACAGGTCCGTTTGCCCATGAACACACGGTGACGGCCATGCAGACTATATCTACATACATGCAGCAACGGACAAGTAGGGCCCGTGGacatcataatataaaaaaatgttatggtaATGTAATAATGCTGTAGAAGTGATGTTAAAACAGtacagtaaaagtccgttataacgtaaatttataacggcgccaaaagtttatgttatagcgaattttcgttatagccaattttaaaaaaaaatcttatttttgtagcatttttaaaatatattattttcccgcttgtttttactatggtaattcacaacaaaagtaaaggaaatatacataaaacttaccaaaataacatttttaagatatgtatatcagcacttgccgactgcgaaatatgagaccgCATAGCAGTGATAAAACCGTCATGCACATTGTGGCTAAACGCTCAGCTGTTTGTTTGCATggtcatgccggccgcttcctgtcgctttACAGATGGTTTGCTGGTGACAtgcgctaagctgatgatattgggtgcatatttgcggagttttgaacacttactaacaatatgtaaactcaaagatgtagtgaaatttattttaaaatttgtcacattattactcacgttgacacctatgaaaaatgtcaaacacattaaaaaaaaaaaaacctctaattacgttggacaaccatacaaattatataaaataatttttccgacaattggtcagtaacacaaaaataatcaatcGCACAGACCCTTGGAaactaacacaaaattaaaaatcactttttaaaaaacaaatcacTTTTAGTTTcccttgatttcactagactttcggacaaaataaacgactggacctcttggaaattcatcaaatctttcgttgaagcatttgtatgctgataaaaaagactgattgtgtcaagtgcctccatcatcgacgttttcgacggaacagatacgtcacttggttcgtcatcattattatcatcatcatcttcagaTGCCGCTTCGTTTTGATAAGAAGAGACGAGCTCAACAAGTTCCGTGTTCGTCAACTCCCCGCACACGTCAACATTATCATCAGCCATGGAAAATTCGTGGAACGTGCATGGCACATGCAGTTTCATGTACACCGTACGCAACGCTTACGATGCAAGCAAGTGTGAGATGAGTTAAgctcatttacgggctacagtcgGCGTAATTCTTAATAAATAATGCTCGCAGTGGAGCCCTGCTTTTGTTGCCGTGAGGCcagctatgctcgctgtggggccccaccttgtgttgtgtggtgttgccaagacggccacatcatgcgCGTTGTTTGTCGGAtgcgtggaattgtgcgaagctgtttctcatttattaaggaaattgtagatgttttctcattgttttagagcaaaattacaggtgtgtaatctatcgctatagcgaaaatgaactacgctgcattcgttatttccgaaatttttatcctaagcagcatatgcaaaactgacggtgccgatggcaattatcgttatagcggactttacgttatagaccgtattcgctacaacggactttacgttatagaccgtattcgctacaacggactttcactgtacTTAGTACTGCATACCAGTAGGCCTAAGCAGCATGCCTTATGCACTAAAATACACAGAGTTGCCATATATTCAACATACagcataaaataacaaaaatagtaTTACTACAAATAACTTTTCCGAAACTGAAACTAAGTCTACCAAGAGTTCCCTTTTCTACTAAGAAGGTAAACCAATTATAGAACTTACACAGAGGAGTTATAAAATTATTAGTGAAGGGTGTAAAGTGCTAACACAAGAAAATATGACCCAGTatgaatttatataaaattatattttattctgtTTGGTATTAATGGTACTTAAGATAACCACATTCACAAAATGTGACATTTCTTTCATTACTtattttgtgtgcttgaataaaAGAAGATAATGATAacaataaaaacaacaaccatagTAATAATAAACAATATCACTACAACAACACCCTTAAAATTAAGAAACACTGTTGGTGGTATATTCACTTAAGGCAGTTTACAGGTAGGCAATATAAATGATTCAGCACGAAAAATCTACTTCCTGACTAGCCAAAGTACAAAGACACTGGAATGTTAATAAGCAACAATTTACAGATTGAATATTGATAAACCACCTCAAATTCCAATAGACATGGAATAAATTATAAGCACTGTTACAAGACAAAAATTATTTCCCTAACTTATGACGACAAAGGTTGTTTCGGCTATGAAATTGTCTCTTTGGTAACAAGTAGCAAGTACTTTTTGCCAGAAGAGTTAGGCATGTGGTGATCTTGACTTCTTTGCAATCGACATACACACTATCACTACACTGCATCATTACTCGACATGCGGGCCCAACTCTTCCCAGTCGTAATGATCACCGGCAACGGGATCGTCATGCTCGGGGTTCCCGAAAACAGGGACGTGCTGTCTTCCATTGCAGCTCTCACGAGTTCTGCGGGAGAGAACCAAGCCAATGAAAGCGCAGCTCACAGAGACGCTGGCGGAGCTAGGGACGAGCCCTGCGGGCACGGACTGACCTTCGACCTGCTGCAGGTGCAAGTCCCGCACCTCCCAGAGCAGCTCGTCGTGTATCTGCAGCAGCAGATAGGCCTCGATGTCCGGCCGCCGGCTCAGCTGCAGCTCCGTCCGCAGCATGGCCGCCTTGCAGACGTCTGCCGCGGTGCCTGCCAACATCACACTCGTTCCGCCCGACGCTCACTTCGCTCATGCTGCGGCCAAACTCCACAAACCTCATgtcacacaaaacacaataaaataaaatacagtagaacctcgatgatacgttcccgtttcatacattttcccgtgtcatacgccgattaattttggtcccgccgaaagtactatatttacaatggtttactttcccggaacatacacttataaaatcatgaatttcccgtttcatacgtttttacaaagcggaaaagtcctaaaattcacaaattttttcgttatattcctcctgaaaaaatatcttttaatgcttttattttgaaaaacgttcattgtttacctttgcaaacgtaagaaaataacttcatCGCACCATAGAtagatagtatcaggaagactgtgcacctcactactagcatctatggccagcaccaagcgagactagtggcgcaaactagcaatgattatgaaaatggtgcacgtgctttaccaaggcacagatctcatattttgtgcattcaattatctttgaactgaatatagtcgtttgttattgttttcttacgatcggattgttttgtattttacgtttctcaagttaacattttattgaaaattgttctgttgcataaagttgtttgtaaaatgaaacaaacaagcaaaaatttctgattttctttttacaatagcctaagttttttatttctaatttaggcttggtgactttcccccccttccaagaaaggactgctttacttgattatggactgtattttacatttctggtggttttattatatatatataatgatgaattcatttctttcattaatatacataatgcaattatttacacattatgtatttaagtttaatcagacattgtgctggtatgctagattgaaaaaaaatgttattattgccattcccttttcatacactttcccgcatcatacaccatttttgtgccctccgttgaaaagtgtatgataggggttctactgtacacaaCTCATTTACTTGATtctatttgaaaagaaaaaaacttatcgAGCTCTGATAATAGGATGATTATAAGATAAACCTATTAATTTACAGGCAACTCATTAATATTTGTATTAAGTATATACAGCACAGGTTATTTAATGTAACTGTAATAAAGTAATTTAGAAGTAGAACACTAAAGATCAAAACAGGGATATGTCTTGGAATGAATTGAATCTTGTATTCAAGtaaatacatacaatattttttgtacaaagttaTTTTTTACAGTTGTAAAAGTGGAGTAGATCTACACTCAAAgtaattatttagattttttttcctcctgtTGTGTTAATGGCATAATTAGCTGAGAATCTAAGTTAATAACCTTGTACCAAAGTTAAAAGTTGCACAGGGCTATGACATAGCTATATGCATGCCACAGTTGCAAAGCACAGTTTTTTCATCCAAGAGTGGAAATATGCCAGCTTATATCACTGGCTAAGCTTTCTTCGAAGCTTCAAGGTGTTTCAGTTATGCAAAttgaaggttttc encodes:
- the LOC134537678 gene encoding DNA polymerase nu-like, which produces MYGAGASKLAEFLQVNTAQANGIINSFIGRFPALRSFFNSVMNVCRQKGELRTFSGRRRLFPAINSPIPYLRSQAERQAINFLIQGTAADVCKAAMLRTELQLSRRPDIEAYLLLQIHDELLWEVRDLHLQQVEELVRAAMEDSTSLFSGTPSMTIPLPVIITTGKSWARMSSNDAV